The region TATCTACATCCTTTAGTTTTTCAGCATATCTGTCATATTCCTTGGAAAGTTCTTCGATAAAAAATGAATCTAATTCTTCATACCTACTCTGATACTCTCTCAGTACTTCTTCTTTACTCTTTATTTTTACCATAGAACCACTCCTTTATAATATTATACACTATTATAGTAAATTATTAAAGCCTTATTTAGAATATTTAGAATATATTTTAAATTTGCACATTATAAGATTAAAAAAGGCGATTTATATCCTAGGTAGGATATAAATCGCCTTTATAGCTTATATATACTTATTTCACTATTTTAAATGACCAACAAAATTTTTACCAAACTCTCTACATCTTTCTAGTGCTTCTTCATCTGGATTCCATAGTTCCTTTATTCCATCACCTATTACTTCAAACTTAGCATCTTTTAATCTCTCATTGATAATTTGAACAGATTCACCACTCCATCCATATGAACCAAAGGCAGCAGCTTTTTTATTCTTTAATCCTAGGCCCTTCAACATATCTAACATTCCTGATACAGAAGTCAATATACTTTTATTTATAGTAGATGAACCTATTATTACACCTTTGGATTTAAATATTTCTGTAAGGACGTCATTTTTATCAGAATGAGCAGTATTAAACAGTTTTACTGTTACATCACTATCTACACTCTTAATTCCATCTGCAATTGCTTCTGCCATTCTTCTAGTACCATTCCACATAGTTTCATAGGCAATAGTTATTTGATTTTCTTCTACTCCTTTTGACCATTCTAAGTATTTTTCAATGATTTGACTTGGATTTTCTCTCCAAATAACCCCATGGCTAGTGGCAATCATATCAACAGGTAAATTTAAACTCAATACTTCTTCTATCTTTCTTGTCACCAATGGACTAAAAGGTGCTAATATATTAGCATAGTATTTTATAGCTTCTTGATACAATTCTGCTTGATCAACTAAATCATTAAACATTAAATCTGAAGCATAGTGTTGACCAAATGCATCATTACTAAATAGTACATTTTCTCCTGACATATAGGTAAACATACTATCTGGCCAATGTAGCATTCTTGCTTCTATAAATGTTAACTTACTTTCTCCTATGTCTAATGTATCTCCTGTTTTAACTTCAACAAAGTTCCAATCTTCATGGAAATGACCCTTTATTATCTTAACTCCATTTGAAGTACAGTATATTGGAACATCAGGTATCTCCTTCATAAGCAATGGCAATGCACCACTATGGTCGATTTCATTATGATTTGCTATTATATAGTCTATTTCATTTAAATCTATTTCTTTTTTTAGATTTTCTACAAATTCCTTTGCAAATGGTTCCCAAACTGTATCAATAAGTACAGTTTTTTCATCTCTTATTAGATAAGAATTATATGAGCTACCCCTGTGAGTAGATAATTCTTCTCCATGAAAACTTCTTAATTCCCAGTCAATTTTTCCAACCCAAGTTATTTTGTCTGATATTTTGAAAGACATAAAACTCCTCCTTTGATTATATTTATGGAAAGACAATATTTATAGTATTGCCTTATTTAATTGTTATATTTTTTTCAATTAATTTAGTTATACCCAAAACCCTTTCTCTTAAAGCATTGTTTATGTTTTTTTACACAAAAAAAGGAGACAGAAAACTGTCCCCTAACTTCTTACTTCAACATCATCTTTTCTAATTCTAATGGTTCAATATATTGTCCATCTTTATAAGCTCTCATATTTCCACCAGATATTTCATCAATTAGTACTATTTCCTTGCTTTCTCCTACCCTACCAAATTCCAATTTTATATCATATAGTTCAATTCCCTTTTTAGCTAATTCTTCTTTTACTACATTGCTAATCTTTCGTGTAAGATCTTTTAGCACTTTGTATTCATCTCTTGAAAGTATTCCTAACATATGAAGTGCATCTTCAGTAATTGGTGGATCGTTTCTTTTGTCATCTTTAAGAG is a window of Anaerosalibacter sp. Marseille-P3206 DNA encoding:
- a CDS encoding anaerobic nitric oxide reductase flavorubredoxin → MSFKISDKITWVGKIDWELRSFHGEELSTHRGSSYNSYLIRDEKTVLIDTVWEPFAKEFVENLKKEIDLNEIDYIIANHNEIDHSGALPLLMKEIPDVPIYCTSNGVKIIKGHFHEDWNFVEVKTGDTLDIGESKLTFIEARMLHWPDSMFTYMSGENVLFSNDAFGQHYASDLMFNDLVDQAELYQEAIKYYANILAPFSPLVTRKIEEVLSLNLPVDMIATSHGVIWRENPSQIIEKYLEWSKGVEENQITIAYETMWNGTRRMAEAIADGIKSVDSDVTVKLFNTAHSDKNDVLTEIFKSKGVIIGSSTINKSILTSVSGMLDMLKGLGLKNKKAAAFGSYGWSGESVQIINERLKDAKFEVIGDGIKELWNPDEEALERCREFGKNFVGHLK